In Janthinobacterium sp. J1-1, a single genomic region encodes these proteins:
- a CDS encoding UPF0149 family protein, producing the protein MQLEQPLSEKEFDELDQFLLSDRCSEDAMTMDMLHGYLTAVAIGPEPIMPAEWLPRVWGEDIKDAPKFKNSKEEERIVNLIMRFMNEVLVTFEVAPKEFEPLFVEHEHEGQTLIDAEAWCWGFWDGMELREGSWNEIWDSEVGDLMQPVYLLGADEIEEEELKLVEDPVKAHKLAQELEANLPAIHRFWVPRRKPAVQTLKREEPKVGRNDDCPCGSGKKYKKCCGAEPAAEPAAE; encoded by the coding sequence ATGCAACTCGAACAGCCATTATCAGAAAAAGAATTTGACGAACTAGACCAGTTCCTGTTGTCGGACCGGTGCTCCGAAGACGCCATGACCATGGATATGCTGCACGGCTATCTGACGGCGGTGGCGATCGGCCCGGAACCGATCATGCCGGCCGAGTGGTTGCCGCGCGTGTGGGGCGAGGATATCAAGGACGCGCCCAAGTTCAAGAACAGCAAGGAAGAAGAACGCATCGTCAACCTGATCATGCGCTTCATGAACGAGGTGCTGGTTACGTTCGAAGTGGCGCCGAAAGAATTCGAGCCGCTGTTCGTCGAGCACGAGCATGAAGGCCAGACCCTGATCGACGCCGAAGCCTGGTGCTGGGGCTTCTGGGACGGCATGGAACTGCGCGAAGGTTCGTGGAACGAGATCTGGGACTCGGAAGTGGGCGACCTGATGCAGCCGGTCTACCTGCTGGGCGCCGACGAGATCGAGGAAGAGGAACTGAAACTGGTGGAAGACCCGGTCAAGGCGCACAAGCTGGCGCAGGAACTGGAAGCGAACCTGCCGGCAATCCACCGTTTCTGGGTGCCGCGCCGCAAGCCTGCCGTGCAGACCCTGAAACGCGAAGAGCCGAAAGTGGGCCGCAACGACGACTGCCCTTGCGGCAGCGGCAAGAAGTACAAGAAGTGCTGCGGCGCCGAGCCGGCCGCCGAGCCTGCAGCCGAGTAA